One region of bacterium genomic DNA includes:
- a CDS encoding DegT/DnrJ/EryC1/StrS family aminotransferase has protein sequence MSEDKLAIDGGPKAREKPFPPRFLIGEEEREAILSYLDRVIATGEGIVYNGPEEEAYCKEFADFLGGGYADAVSSGTAALFVALHALNPEPFSEVIVSAVTDPGGMMPIVFLNCIPVIADTAPNSYNTSAEEIEKLISPLTSAIVVAHIGGEPADIENIVKIARKHNIPVIEDCAQSHGARLNGKYLGTFGDISVFSTMFGKHYCTGGQGGILFTKDEELYWKIRRSADRGKPFGLPPGSTNVIASLNFNLDELSCVIGRVQLRKLPKIVEKRREIVERIKEEIEDLETISVPACLPGAEPSYWFLRIRFHKERCKVDKEKFCQALIAEGLPITPSYISALPHLMDWFKNRSVFGTSGYPWACPDYNGDPNREFLTPNALEAIKNHFNVAIHESWGEEEVRDIIKGLRKVSKAFAL, from the coding sequence GTGAGCGAGGATAAGCTTGCTATTGATGGAGGTCCCAAAGCAAGGGAGAAACCCTTTCCTCCCCGCTTCCTCATAGGTGAGGAAGAAAGGGAAGCCATTCTCTCCTATCTTGACAGAGTGATAGCAACAGGGGAGGGAATCGTTTACAATGGTCCCGAGGAGGAAGCCTATTGCAAGGAATTCGCCGATTTTCTCGGTGGTGGGTATGCTGACGCTGTAAGCTCGGGAACCGCAGCTCTCTTCGTTGCCCTCCATGCCCTCAATCCCGAGCCATTCAGCGAGGTAATCGTTAGCGCAGTAACCGACCCCGGCGGCATGATGCCAATAGTCTTCCTCAACTGCATCCCCGTAATAGCCGATACCGCTCCAAACAGCTATAATACCTCCGCTGAGGAAATTGAAAAGCTCATCTCACCTCTAACCTCTGCAATAGTGGTCGCCCACATTGGCGGTGAGCCAGCGGATATTGAAAACATCGTGAAAATAGCAAGGAAACATAATATTCCCGTAATTGAGGATTGTGCCCAATCCCATGGTGCAAGACTTAATGGCAAATATCTGGGGACTTTCGGCGATATAAGCGTTTTCTCAACTATGTTCGGCAAGCACTACTGCACGGGTGGGCAAGGAGGAATCCTTTTCACGAAGGACGAAGAGCTTTATTGGAAGATAAGAAGAAGCGCTGATAGGGGAAAGCCCTTTGGACTTCCTCCCGGTTCAACAAATGTAATCGCATCTTTAAATTTCAATTTGGATGAGCTTTCTTGCGTCATTGGGAGGGTGCAGTTGAGGAAATTGCCCAAAATTGTGGAGAAAAGGAGGGAAATCGTAGAGAGGATAAAGGAAGAGATTGAGGATTTGGAGACAATTTCCGTTCCCGCTTGTCTCCCTGGGGCTGAGCCGAGCTATTGGTTCTTGAGGATTCGCTTTCATAAAGAGAGATGCAAGGTGGATAAAGAAAAGTTCTGCCAGGCTCTCATTGCGGAGGGATTGCCAATCACTCCCTCCTATATATCTGCCCTTCCCCATTTGATGGATTGGTTCAAGAATCGTTCTGTATTTGGGACATCAGGTTATCCGTGGGCATGCCCCGATTATAACGGAGACCCCAATAGGGAATTCCTCACTCCAAACGCCTTGGAGGCGATAAAGAACCATTTCAATGTGGCGATTCACGAAAGCTGGGGGGAGGAAGAAGTGAGGGATATAATCAAGGGTTTGAGGAAGGTTTCAAAGGCTTTTGCCTTATGA